The following coding sequences are from one Archaeoglobaceae archaeon window:
- a CDS encoding redox-regulated ATPase YchF has product MIEIGIAGKPNAGKSTFFKSATLADAEIANYPFTTIKPNIGVAYVRVKCVCEELGVNCGKCVDGWRFIPVKLIDVAGLVPDAHKGKGLGNEFLDDLRQSEAIIHVVDASGSTDENGNEIGVGERDPVEDVKFLLNELDMWIFGILKRNWDKVVRKAKAEKKDTAKFILEPLSGLGFDEIMVKEAFRGFEDIQKIKDDELRLIARELRVRRLKMVIAANKADKAPKELIKRLKEFDNLTIPTSANYELTLRTAAKAGYIKYLPGDGDFKILKDLNEKQKKALEKIRDFLLEYRSTGVQDAINKLVLDVLGYIVVYPVEDERKFTDSKGNVLPDAFLVKKGTTARELAYKIHTDIGKSFIYGLDARKKMRIAEDHELKHNDVIKIVSAS; this is encoded by the coding sequence ATGATCGAAATAGGTATTGCCGGTAAACCAAATGCCGGCAAGTCTACTTTTTTCAAGTCCGCAACGCTTGCAGATGCAGAGATTGCGAATTATCCGTTTACCACCATAAAACCAAATATTGGAGTAGCCTATGTTCGTGTAAAGTGCGTGTGTGAAGAGCTTGGTGTGAATTGTGGAAAGTGCGTAGATGGCTGGAGATTTATTCCAGTTAAGCTAATTGATGTCGCCGGACTTGTTCCCGATGCGCACAAGGGAAAAGGTTTGGGAAATGAGTTCTTGGACGATTTAAGACAGAGTGAGGCAATTATTCATGTCGTTGACGCTTCAGGTTCGACGGATGAAAATGGAAACGAAATTGGAGTGGGAGAAAGAGACCCTGTTGAGGATGTGAAATTCCTTCTAAATGAGCTCGACATGTGGATTTTTGGAATTTTAAAGCGTAACTGGGATAAGGTCGTTAGAAAGGCAAAGGCTGAAAAGAAAGACACAGCTAAATTCATTCTCGAACCTCTCTCAGGGCTTGGATTTGATGAGATAATGGTGAAGGAAGCTTTTAGGGGCTTTGAGGACATACAGAAAATAAAGGACGATGAATTAAGGCTTATAGCAAGGGAACTAAGAGTAAGAAGATTAAAGATGGTCATCGCAGCGAATAAAGCGGATAAAGCTCCAAAAGAGCTAATAAAAAGACTAAAGGAATTTGATAATCTTACAATTCCAACTTCGGCCAATTATGAGCTAACACTTAGAACTGCTGCGAAAGCAGGATATATAAAGTATTTACCCGGAGACGGTGATTTTAAGATCTTGAAGGATCTAAACGAGAAACAGAAAAAGGCTCTCGAAAAAATTAGGGACTTCCTTCTGGAATACAGGAGCACAGGTGTTCAGGATGCAATAAACAAATTAGTTTTAGATGTTCTTGGATACATAGTTGTTTATCCTGTCGAAGATGAGCGCAAGTTCACTGATTCAAAGGGTAATGTTTTGCCTGATGCCTTTCTTGTAAAAAAGGGTACCACTGCGAGGGAATTGGCCTACAAAATCCACACAGACATTGGCAAGAGTTTCATTTACGGTCTGGATGCTAGGAAGAAGATGAGAATAGCGGAAGACCATGAGCTAAAGCACAACGATGTGATAAAGATTGTCTCTGCATCATAG
- a CDS encoding acyltransferase, with protein sequence MLEKMLIRKAKFEERTIVADGDVLIGQNSRVDYGILAKRVVAGERVHIGGDVIGEEVRIDSFSTIGGNLISKGDAYIGEFAGIDGKLTVYGDLEIGRNVRIKNGFEARGLITIQNPASVIFFLLLYIMLLFRLGRLEEVFKLIEDVEMEPAIILPEKCSVGVDKIITTKNADVFDSRLLGTLKARDIYVGGSEIIGGIRGREVIVDGSIVHGSIDGRTVYLINSSRIGTHVRGDRVYMEKGCIVEGGIIAREGVWIKDKIELKTDLGEEFGVGEGEVQKDVSEPVSGDGR encoded by the coding sequence ATGCTCGAAAAGATGCTTATTAGAAAGGCTAAATTCGAAGAGAGAACCATAGTTGCAGATGGCGATGTTTTGATCGGTCAGAATTCAAGGGTTGATTACGGAATTCTTGCCAAAAGAGTTGTTGCTGGAGAGCGAGTGCACATTGGCGGAGATGTTATTGGAGAGGAAGTAAGAATCGACTCTTTCAGCACAATAGGAGGAAACCTTATTTCAAAAGGAGACGCATACATAGGGGAGTTTGCGGGAATCGATGGTAAGCTAACGGTTTATGGGGATCTTGAAATTGGTAGAAACGTTAGAATTAAGAACGGCTTTGAGGCAAGAGGTTTGATAACGATTCAGAATCCAGCATCGGTCATTTTCTTTTTATTGCTTTATATAATGCTCCTTTTCAGACTTGGCAGACTTGAAGAGGTTTTTAAGCTTATAGAAGACGTTGAAATGGAACCCGCGATCATTTTGCCCGAAAAGTGTTCTGTAGGAGTTGATAAGATAATCACAACAAAAAATGCAGATGTTTTCGATAGCAGATTGCTTGGAACACTGAAAGCAAGGGATATCTATGTTGGTGGGAGCGAGATAATTGGAGGTATAAGGGGCAGAGAGGTGATCGTGGACGGCAGCATAGTTCATGGTTCGATTGATGGTAGAACTGTTTACCTGATTAACTCTTCGAGGATTGGAACTCACGTAAGAGGGGATAGGGTTTATATGGAAAAAGGTTGTATTGTAGAGGGAGGAATAATCGCAAGAGAAGGGGTCTGGATAAAGGACAAAATAGAACTGAAGACAGATCTTGGTGAGGAATTTGGAGTGGGAGAAGGAGAAGTTCAAAAAGATGTTTCCGAACCTGTATCAGGAGATGGGAGATAG
- a CDS encoding YiiX/YebB-like N1pC/P60 family cysteine hydrolase — MKLRKVLLALVIVLVFLGLYLAYALFIAFPKEWAGNGNEIDLSKLEPGDIIVCRGCTGALISPFMSLFGDWHHASMFIGNGKMIEAWIDGVRVVSVDMVRNADSVAVYRVNAPDSVKQRAIEWAMSKLGLPYDFKWITYIGGKEIEGDSYYCSELIWASYLVSGGLDLDHTPAWSWKYGNSVSPDDLANDDDVMLVVYSE, encoded by the coding sequence ATGAAATTGCGGAAGGTTTTGCTTGCGTTAGTGATTGTGCTTGTTTTCTTAGGGCTTTATCTCGCCTATGCTTTGTTCATAGCGTTTCCAAAGGAATGGGCTGGCAATGGCAACGAGATCGATTTGAGCAAGCTTGAGCCGGGAGACATTATAGTCTGTCGTGGATGCACTGGAGCGCTTATAAGCCCATTCATGAGCCTGTTCGGAGACTGGCATCATGCATCGATGTTCATTGGCAACGGAAAGATGATAGAAGCGTGGATTGACGGAGTAAGAGTAGTTTCCGTTGATATGGTAAGAAACGCGGATTCGGTAGCGGTTTACAGAGTTAATGCTCCAGATTCAGTAAAGCAGAGGGCAATAGAGTGGGCTATGAGCAAATTGGGCTTGCCTTATGACTTCAAATGGATAACCTATATAGGAGGAAAGGAAATCGAAGGAGATAGCTATTACTGTAGCGAGCTCATATGGGCATCGTATCTGGTTTCTGGCGGTCTGGATTTGGATCACACACCTGCTTGGAGCTGGAAATACGGAAACAGCGTATCGCCTGATGACCTTGCAAATGACGATGATGTAATGCTGGTTGTTTATTCAGAGTGA
- a CDS encoding acetyl-CoA acetyltransferase: protein MEVAIIGCGVTKFGHIWDKDHDDLLVEAVYDALRDANLEMKDIDAVWCGTFYPFTGISGNVFSDSLKFFGKPISRVENYCATGMDNVRNACFAVASGAYDIVIASGVEKLIDAGSRGIPPIEGIFSIGMPAVSAPGMFALAANRAFKEWGWNREDLALVAVKNHYNGARHPKAHFRKEVTVEEVLKAPMVAYPLGVYDCSAVSDGAAAVVLTRPEIAKKLGCDYAVIKAIGMAVETMHPWHRPSESFLSFPATVKAAKMAYKMAGIENPRKQLDFGIVHDCFTITELINYQDMLLCKPGEGAKLIREGITAIDGDFPINPDGGLKSFGHPIAASGVRMISELAKQVLGKAEGLQVKDAEAGFAHNLGGPYSVATVAIVSKP from the coding sequence ATGGAAGTTGCGATTATTGGTTGTGGGGTAACGAAATTCGGACACATCTGGGATAAAGATCACGACGATCTACTTGTCGAGGCAGTTTATGATGCGCTTCGCGATGCAAATCTCGAAATGAAGGACATCGATGCAGTGTGGTGCGGAACCTTTTACCCGTTCACTGGAATAAGCGGAAACGTTTTCAGCGATTCCCTGAAATTCTTTGGAAAACCAATAAGCAGAGTTGAAAACTACTGCGCCACTGGAATGGACAATGTCCGCAACGCCTGTTTTGCGGTTGCAAGCGGTGCTTACGACATTGTAATCGCTTCGGGTGTTGAAAAGCTGATAGATGCAGGAAGTAGAGGAATACCGCCAATAGAGGGAATTTTCAGCATCGGAATGCCAGCTGTTAGCGCTCCGGGAATGTTTGCTCTCGCCGCAAATCGAGCTTTCAAGGAATGGGGCTGGAATAGAGAGGATTTGGCTCTCGTTGCTGTAAAGAACCACTACAATGGCGCAAGACATCCAAAGGCACACTTCAGAAAGGAAGTGACAGTTGAAGAAGTCCTAAAGGCACCAATGGTTGCCTATCCCTTGGGAGTTTATGACTGCAGTGCGGTAAGCGATGGTGCTGCTGCAGTTGTGCTTACAAGACCGGAAATTGCAAAAAAGCTCGGGTGCGATTACGCTGTGATTAAGGCAATTGGAATGGCTGTCGAGACTATGCATCCATGGCATCGCCCCTCCGAGAGCTTTTTAAGCTTTCCAGCAACAGTAAAGGCTGCAAAGATGGCTTACAAAATGGCTGGAATTGAGAATCCAAGAAAACAGCTTGACTTTGGAATCGTGCATGACTGCTTCACGATCACTGAGCTGATAAACTACCAAGACATGCTTCTCTGCAAACCCGGTGAAGGGGCAAAGCTGATAAGAGAGGGGATAACTGCGATCGATGGCGACTTCCCGATTAATCCAGACGGGGGTCTAAAATCCTTTGGGCATCCAATTGCTGCAAGTGGTGTCAGGATGATCTCGGAGCTCGCAAAACAGGTTCTCGGCAAGGCAGAAGGTTTGCAGGTTAAAGATGCAGAAGCGGGATTTGCTCACAATCTTGGCGGTCCTTATTCGGTTGCAACCGTTGCAATTGTATCAAAACCATAA
- a CDS encoding OB-fold domain-containing protein translates to MASISDCSVYLPVWKLKRDEIAKATGLPSLGGEKSVAHWDEDSITMAVEAGRMLKGSFDALLFASTSSPFRIKQSASIVASALDLENVFTMDFSNSFRASTSALITANELVDSGKFERILVVSADCIPIKPGNIYEQFYGDGAVAITVEKEGVAKIIGYNSHSQPLPGAWMLKDEIMSYDMRLDAMFGYASSIQRSAMSLLGKLGMSPMDFDRIVASAPDPKSYEGLLKAVGAKPEEFYFRSTGILGTAHPFLLLASQLEKKGRILLGGYGEGADVIAIEINESLQTNLGKMLESRKEISYSEYLYNKGFIANRDAPDRPPITKLWREEKSVIRFYGMKCNNCGTISYPINRCCVECGAKDNYEEVKLGYRGKIYTFTIDYLVSPGNYVGDGAHPHCVAVVDLEGGGRVLFEITDTLTDFKGIECDAEVERTFRLLFEKNNFRYYGWKARLAR, encoded by the coding sequence ATGGCTTCAATAAGCGATTGTAGTGTTTATCTGCCAGTCTGGAAGCTTAAACGAGACGAAATCGCAAAAGCCACTGGGCTTCCTTCGCTTGGTGGCGAAAAATCGGTTGCACACTGGGATGAAGACAGCATAACGATGGCTGTCGAAGCGGGTAGAATGCTTAAGGGTAGCTTCGACGCTTTGCTTTTTGCCTCTACTTCTTCCCCATTCAGAATTAAGCAGTCCGCAAGCATAGTTGCTTCAGCTCTCGATCTTGAGAACGTTTTCACAATGGACTTTTCCAACAGCTTTAGAGCTTCCACGAGTGCACTAATAACTGCAAATGAACTCGTGGATTCTGGAAAATTCGAAAGAATTCTAGTTGTCTCTGCGGATTGCATTCCTATAAAGCCTGGAAACATCTACGAGCAATTCTACGGCGATGGTGCGGTTGCGATTACCGTTGAAAAGGAAGGAGTTGCAAAAATCATCGGCTACAACTCCCACTCACAGCCATTGCCAGGAGCGTGGATGCTGAAAGATGAGATCATGAGCTATGACATGCGTCTCGATGCAATGTTCGGCTACGCTTCAAGCATCCAAAGATCAGCTATGTCTTTGTTGGGAAAGCTTGGAATGAGTCCTATGGATTTTGACAGAATTGTCGCCTCTGCTCCAGATCCGAAGAGCTACGAAGGATTGCTAAAAGCAGTTGGAGCAAAGCCTGAAGAGTTCTACTTCAGAAGCACCGGTATTCTTGGAACCGCACATCCTTTCCTTTTGCTCGCCTCACAACTCGAAAAAAAGGGCAGAATTTTGCTTGGTGGCTATGGTGAGGGTGCGGATGTGATTGCAATTGAGATAAATGAATCCCTCCAGACAAACCTTGGTAAAATGCTCGAAAGCAGAAAAGAGATCAGCTACAGTGAGTATTTATACAATAAAGGCTTCATAGCAAACCGAGATGCTCCCGACAGACCTCCGATTACTAAGCTGTGGAGAGAAGAAAAATCTGTGATCAGATTTTATGGAATGAAATGCAATAACTGTGGAACAATTAGCTACCCGATTAACAGATGTTGCGTTGAATGTGGAGCCAAGGATAACTACGAAGAGGTAAAGCTTGGCTACAGAGGGAAGATTTACACCTTCACGATCGATTACCTTGTATCTCCCGGAAATTACGTTGGTGACGGGGCACATCCTCACTGCGTTGCAGTCGTTGATTTGGAAGGTGGAGGGAGAGTTTTATTCGAAATCACCGACACGCTAACGGACTTCAAAGGGATAGAATGCGATGCAGAGGTTGAGAGAACTTTCCGCCTGCTTTTCGAGAAGAACAACTTCAGATATTATGGCTGGAAAGCAAGATTGGCGAGGTGA
- a CDS encoding DUF2095 domain-containing protein, translating to MFPNLYQEMGDRVIPTVFDHLEVCKCVEEAIEIISYFERIGELSKEYASFLKNNRALLQSMINKRKRGEYESRGLL from the coding sequence ATGTTTCCGAACCTGTATCAGGAGATGGGAGATAGGGTCATTCCGACTGTATTCGACCATCTCGAAGTGTGCAAATGTGTAGAGGAGGCTATTGAAATCATAAGCTATTTTGAAAGAATTGGCGAGCTAAGTAAAGAATATGCTTCTTTTTTAAAAAATAATCGTGCATTGCTTCAGAGTATGATTAACAAGAGAAAGAGGGGAGAATACGAGTCAAGGGGGTTGTTATGA